In Clupea harengus chromosome 12, Ch_v2.0.2, whole genome shotgun sequence, the sequence ATCAGCACTGAATGATTTCATTTAAAAACCATTCTCGCTCGtcttaataaaaataaaactcttCTGACTTTTCAAATTGGATCACTGTATGCACCCCAGGGGATTCGGCCATGTGGTAATTTGTCCAAATGATGTCCGCCTCAGCCccttaaatgtaataattgacTTATTTGGAGCAGGAGCTGGGGAATGTGGATGCAAtgctaacagacagacagccttcaATGAGTCATCGCTTTCTAAAACCCCTTGACCTTTGCTCGACTGACCTCTCAGTAAAGCAGTTTAATAAAAGAATGATATTTGACATCTGACACCACGCAGCACTTGGCCATGTCCCCAAATCCATACTGCAGAACATTCCAAAATGATAGtaacatcagaaaaaaaaatatgttttattagaaatgaattaatgaactaaatgaaattaattaattaatttcagcCTCAGCAGCAACTCTTTGGCAACGCCCAGGATGTGCGGAAATGAACATAACTCACCAAGCTCACTGATCAGGGCCCGAGCTTTGGAAACAAATGGTCCCACTTCACTTTGGTGCATCTTTGCCCTCTCTTTCAGGTCTGCCCCtgttcagaaaacaaattaaaagaTGTAGTATAGCGCCGGCTGTATAGTATAGATGTAGTATAGCGCCGGCAGTATGTTTGTATGCTAGTAATAACCTGTACGTTTTCTGAACTGACTGTGCTTagaactagggctgaacgattaattgcatttgcgatttaatcgcatTATGATAAAACGCGactttctaaccgcaacgttcgcgattaaaaacgtggtctaaaaaaaaagatggtacattttgaacacagtgtttaaaaagtgcatgccttgtgtttattcctACAATgactgtttaaattacttaaatgcacagtggcaatgCCACCAAttggttgttcttgattctgtaatgagcagttaaaaaaaaatgtaaaatgtgggaaataacattttacactaaatgtatctaatattgtgttggtcatatttaaatcattcattacgatttgttggggaaaaaatttggataaaataaaaaagaaatcgcatattaaattgcaatcgcaatattggggggggggggatcgcaattacattatttttctcaaatcgttcagccctacttagAACGGCTCCGGTCCCAGGACACGCTCCAAATTAACATCACATTGGACTAGTTCACCTTCTTTTGCAATACAGGCTACTCATCTAAAGTTAGCATgacaaggcaaacacaaaagGTCAGGAACACAAGCAACTTTCTTCATGAGCAAATCATCTAAAACCTTAAACATAACTTTTACATTGACAGGCTAGTTCGGTTGAGACTGTTGTAGCACTTGACCTATATAGTTGGACTGTTGCCAGTTGACATCGATGCAAAGCTTAAGGCTGAAGTAGCCAGCAATGTGTCTCATTTCATTTACCAGCAGTACAAAAGAGTCCAATTTAGAGTAAGAACAGACCCTTTCAATACGAATAATTATGCGTTTCTATATCTACACATAAAGTCTGTTTATAGCCATATGGCTAAGTAGCAGACATATTTCACCACGTAACTTTTGTACACTACATTGCAGCATTCAATCCCGAGATTGCATTTCTTTCTTATCGCCTTTTCCCCGCCACTCTGATTCTCAACATGACCTTACCTGCACAGAATATTCCAGGCACCATGCTGCACACGATCACAGAGCGTACTTTGTTGTTCTTCTTCACAGATTCCACAGCATCAGCCATCTGAaagataataatataataatacactttatttgtatagcacctttcatgcaaaacaatgcagctcaaagtgcttaacagcaaagaaatgacgtgcacaaagaaattacatgcacagtgatccacataaaaatagacattaaataaacataaaacataaaaactaggaCAGAGTGCATAAgataaaatgaacataaaaacagggatCGACTGCATAAAGATTTAAGATAAAAActagaatacataaaatgcataacataagatataataaataataataataaaactctgcagagatatagtttatctaaccccttaatatcacgaTGAAGATCAAAGTGAAAcacattaaataaaacaatatttatATTGTGAAGTCGTAGTTTAAGGCCAAGGTGAAGAGATAAAAAATTACATGACAAACACTTAGAGATTGTCACCGAGTCACCTGTAACCTTATTCTGAACTTGACCATGACAGAAAGTCATGACTTCGGTGTACTTGTCTTGCATTGCTACTCACCATGTTCACAAGATTTTTGCTAATGGCGTTTTTCGCTTTTGGTCGATTGAGGCCGAAGACTACAATTCCTAAACAATGAGAAGCATTAGTTACAATTAGGATGAATCACAACTGTGCTATGTCAAGGATTATGATTAACTATCACCTGACTATGGTAACATTCATTCCAAGCAACTGTATTAGCATTGCAGTATGAAGCAGGACAaaagtaatgttttttattacatattCTGCTCAGTCTTCTTGTGATTAAAGTGCTTGACTGAGTATGAAAAACATGATTATGAAAACCAGAACAGTTCACCATGGAGATGGCTTATATTTCAATCTAGTTTCAGATAGCAGATAATAAAAACGTTTCAGGTAGGTGAGATCACGTGGATTGACAACGGGTGGTTACCATGCAACAGAAACTGCTGGAAGGAGTTTGCAACTTCAGTGGTTTGAGGACTTGTCTGACTTAAAAGGGGGAACGGTAGCATAGCTTTTAGCGTATTTTAATAGCAAAATGTCAGCCAATacaatgtgttgtgtgtccttTAACTTGAGAGCTGCTGAATCACAGCACCTCACAATGCGGACAGCATTCATTCTCATACGTGTTAAATATGATTTATAATCCTCCTCTCGTCAGCCCTTCACAAGAtttatgtatacattgtaaCATTAACCATGTGCTTGCATATTTGTTCCATTAACGTTGCATATTAAAGACCATTTTCAGATGTTCAACTAGTGTGTTTGCGATTTGGGACGACTAACAGAAACTAGTTTACTGATTATGTAGAGTTCCTGCTGTTCATTCTCCTAAAGTGCAAGTAAAAAGTGAGGTTGAATTCTAACATATACCTGAATCCTCATCGTCCAAATATCTAACGATTAGGTCATCTCCCGACTTCGAGTCTGAGCTGTATTGACGGGTTCCTCCATGCGCTGCCGAACGGacatattgtattttgttagCGAGTGCATGATTTACTGCGTCCTGCAATCTGCCAACTCCGTCAAGACTGTTCGCTTGAGACCGAAAAGCCTGAGAAAAGATTCTGCAACCAGCAAGGACCGCCATGCCGCTttgctgcagtgtgtttgtttgactttcaaCTTTGCACTCGTGACGTATTTGGGGCCACGTGACCAACTATTCCTGTCGCAGAATGGAGTTCCCCCCAACGCAAAATGTTTTGGAGATAGACATAAGCTAATGTGAACATATTTGCCCGCAAAAGGGTCCTTATCATTATATTCCcgaatacatattttaaaacgCTGCGTGGATATGGGGTCTACATAATAAACTAGATGTAATTGATATTAGGATGCGACTAATTCTCCGGACAAAATTGAAGGGGAAATAGCTTGCCGATTGAAAATATTTGGTTGAAAGTGTTTGATTCTTGTAATCTTGCAAAAAAATTGGATGAGAAAAATACTTTCATTTATGCTTTAAGTTAGTCACCGATTTAATAGCCTTAATTACCACAATGTATGACTCATAAGCAAAAACATTATTGAGGAGGATAGATTTAACTTAAGGATTTAAGGATAACTTTAATTTAAGGATAGATTTAAGCGGCCAGAGCTGATTGGATCTAGACGCACCATGACGTAGGCCTATTGTAGTTTACATACACTTGTTCGCATGTACGATGCCAACTAGGTGACCCGACTTATTTGTTTCTGTGCAATATGAAAGTAAACCATGAATACAGGACTCACATCATTCAGTGCTTACATACATTTATtgtaaacaacagcaacaacaaaaaaatgtactGTGTACAACAAAACTTGAAAAGTCAACATTTAATTTGCATGTACATTAGCCTGACATTGGCTTCTGGGCTACAGATGGAGATACCGAGAGGGCACACCAAACTACAACAGTAAGTGCACAACAcaccattcaattcaatgatcagcattttctttcctttctctttatACACCATATGAATTGCACAGTGCAGTAGCAAACACAGTGGAAAACAGGCATTGTGCAAAACAGAAGGTAAGCACTCAGTTTGAAAAACATACTTTCGATACCGCGTCATGGTCAGTAGTGCTTTTGGTCGACTCAATCACAGACCCTTGCCGATGGATGATCAGTCTTTTGAGCGAGGCTACTTCGTCAGATAGGTTGGCTATGCCCCGTTTCAAGTACAAGCTCTCCGAGTCCGTACCGGCGTAGGAACTCTCTTTGAGATTGACGAGGAGTTTGTCAGTGACCAGATCTGGAGAGCTCGGGCGGATGATGCCACCTGCCTTGGGCGGCTCCAGGCGCTCTTTGTGCCAGCGATCTGGAGAGCTCGGGCAGATGATGCCACCTGCCTTGGGCGGCCCCAGGCGCTCTTTGTGCCAGCGATCTGGAGAGCTCGGGCAGATGATGCCACCTGCCTTGGGCGGCCCCAGGCGCTCCTTGTGCCAGTGATCTGGCCTCTGGTTCCAGTTCTGAACATTAGTTACTTGGAGCGACAGCGGGCTGAAAGACGACCGGATGTACTCCGGTATGCCGGTCTGACCCGCCGGGTAGTTCCCTGTCCCTGACATTTCAACAGGAGATGAGGACTTCCTGGAGGAGTCGTAATCTGAGTCGATAGCCTCCACTTTGATCTGGATCGCTCGGGCCTTGATCCGCAGCTTGTGGGGCAGGGCCGAGGAGTTGTACTCTGGCACTTTGAGAGTGGAGACGATGACACTCTTAGGGTCGCATCTGGAGGGGGTGGGGCCTTTGGGCACCTGCTGCTCATCCTCTCCGTCGGACGACTTGCTCACGACGCCGTCGTCGCCGTCCGAGGTTCTGGGCGAGTTGCTCGACGATCTCGTGATCTGCAGAAGCGGGGAGGGCTGGGAGTATGCCCCAGGGAATGGGTTGGTCAGGTAATTCCTATACAGTTCATAGGGACTCGTCTGGTCACGGGCATAGCTGCCGTTTTCCAAGGGCTCCAGCTTTATACTTTCAGAGGTCCGGCAGATCCCCGCGAGGGGGCTAACCTGGGTGGCCGCGCTGGTGTCCGACCCCTCAGATAGGGAGCTGTGAGGCGAGTGCTTGATGACAGATATGCAGCTGCTGCCCAGCCTTGCTGGATCCAGCTCTCGGCTGTAAGGGCTTTGGGCGGGGCCAGGCAAGACGTAGTCCTGGTAAAgtgcggcggtggtggtggagatATTCTGCATCTCCTGGGCGTAGACGGCGGAGCTGACCAGGCCGTATTTCAACTTGAGCGAGAGCAGCTCGGACTTGAGCGTGGCATTCTCTTCGCCGAGGGCCATCAGCTTGGTCTCCAGCACCATGTCGTTGAGACGCCGCTTCTCCCGGGAACGCTTGGCCGCCTCGTTGTTCTTGCGCCTCCGCTCCCAGTACAGGTTGTCCTTCTTCTCATCAGGGATGAACTCCCGTTTTCGGCGGCAGGAGGTGCTTTTGGCTTTGAAAGGGACGCTGGACAGCTTTTGACTCAGCAGGTCCCTGTCCGGACCCTGCAAGGCGACCGCAAGAACCAGGGCATCCTCTCCATTGAAGTGCCCATTGGAGAGCTCCTTCTTGATGGTCTGCATGTTACATACAAGTGCTACGATTTTAGTTGCATAAAGTACTTAGTTCTGACTCATTGCGTTCAGATGTCCTTATGTTTGTCCCAGAGGGTGAAGccacatgtgtatatatatatattcagggGTAATAATTCCAGTTGTGCCTTGTGAAAGATCTgttttgagggagagaggaagataaatATATTAGATATGTTAGATAAATATATCAGATTTTATGTACACATAGTTGATAATCAAAAAgcatttgtgaaaaaaaaaggttttacaCCATGATCTAGGGCCTCGGCCATAAGAAAAAATAACCGAAATGTGTTAAAAATAGTTATCACTTTAAAACTGATTAGAATTGTCAGAGCCCTCTTGAAATATCATTGCATTCAAATTAAACTCAATTCCCTGCATGGGTAACCCTCCATTTCCCCCTTTCAGTTTAAAGTAACTGCCTTACAAAACTGCCAAAAAGATCTTAATCTAAATTTGTGAGTAATGACACAACTTTCTGGAACTGGAAAGTTAGCAGGTGTTTGGGGCTCATTGTTAATGACATGTAAAACGAACCCAAACTACTATAACATGACCAATAAATCTGAGCAGTCTTCAACAAAGTTAGCGTATTCGTTTTCTTTAGCCATTTTACTTGCAATACAGGTTTAGACATTCATCAGACAAAGCCTAACTGACCGAATGACCTGGAACTTGAATTTTGAGTAGGGATCAGACTGGGTGTTTACAAAACACGTTCACCTTTAAGGGAAAGAGGCGCGTACGTATATTACGCAGCATTTACAAATCCATTTCATAATTTGATGTACAAAATAAAGATTCTAATCCAGTTTTGCGACTAACTGGAATGGACAAGTGAATTTACGAGTGACCCATGATCTATGTCGATCGCAAGTAATGAAACGGCTCCAAAATTTTGCCCGAGACACGCCTAGGTCCCCGTACGTGCACGAGTTGCTACAAATTATGCAATTGCCACAGCGC encodes:
- the nfil3 gene encoding nuclear factor interleukin-3-regulated protein → MQTIKKELSNGHFNGEDALVLAVALQGPDRDLLSQKLSSVPFKAKSTSCRRKREFIPDEKKDNLYWERRRKNNEAAKRSREKRRLNDMVLETKLMALGEENATLKSELLSLKLKYGLVSSAVYAQEMQNISTTTAALYQDYVLPGPAQSPYSRELDPARLGSSCISVIKHSPHSSLSEGSDTSAATQVSPLAGICRTSESIKLEPLENGSYARDQTSPYELYRNYLTNPFPGAYSQPSPLLQITRSSSNSPRTSDGDDGVVSKSSDGEDEQQVPKGPTPSRCDPKSVIVSTLKVPEYNSSALPHKLRIKARAIQIKVEAIDSDYDSSRKSSSPVEMSGTGNYPAGQTGIPEYIRSSFSPLSLQVTNVQNWNQRPDHWHKERLGPPKAGGIICPSSPDRWHKERLGPPKAGGIICPSSPDRWHKERLEPPKAGGIIRPSSPDLVTDKLLVNLKESSYAGTDSESLYLKRGIANLSDEVASLKRLIIHRQGSVIESTKSTTDHDAVSKVCFSN